A genomic stretch from Geitlerinema sp. PCC 9228 includes:
- a CDS encoding MBL fold metallo-hydrolase yields MTATKTAIEQLTITTLVENTATGRGLLGEHGVSFFIEAGAHRVLFDTGQGQVLCHNVEQLGVSLSPLDAVVLSHGHYDHAGGLKQVLQECVQAVLFLHPAAMEPKYSPRGDIGSPLQDVETLKNCARHVVWTEQPTEIVPGVWVTGEIPRRHPLEDTGGCFYQNEEHTRVDSIPDDQAIYLYTSQGIVVILGCAHAGVINTLDYIAEQTGERKFRAVLGGMHLRHASRDRIQATADAFTKYDVQLIAPNHCTGLPATTFFWHQFPERCVPCHVGTKFDFS; encoded by the coding sequence ATGACCGCAACCAAAACTGCCATCGAACAACTGACCATTACCACATTGGTGGAAAATACCGCTACGGGTCGCGGATTGCTGGGAGAACACGGCGTTTCTTTTTTCATTGAAGCCGGTGCCCATCGCGTTCTTTTCGATACCGGACAGGGACAGGTTTTGTGCCATAATGTAGAACAGTTAGGCGTTTCTTTGTCTCCCCTGGATGCGGTGGTGTTAAGCCACGGCCATTACGACCATGCCGGTGGTTTGAAGCAAGTTCTCCAAGAATGCGTACAAGCGGTTTTGTTTTTACATCCGGCTGCTATGGAACCCAAATATAGCCCGCGTGGGGATATTGGATCGCCTTTGCAGGATGTGGAAACGCTGAAAAATTGCGCCCGTCATGTAGTTTGGACAGAACAACCTACAGAAATTGTACCTGGGGTTTGGGTCACCGGCGAAATCCCCCGACGCCATCCTTTAGAAGACACCGGGGGTTGTTTCTACCAGAATGAAGAACACACGCGCGTCGATTCTATTCCCGACGACCAGGCGATTTATCTTTATACTTCCCAGGGAATCGTGGTGATTTTGGGATGCGCCCATGCTGGGGTTATCAATACGTTAGATTATATCGCCGAACAGACGGGGGAAAGGAAATTTCGGGCAGTTCTTGGCGGGATGCATTTGCGCCATGCCAGTCGCGATCGCATTCAGGCAACAGCGGATGCTTTTACGAAATACGACGTACAGCTAATTGCTCCCAACCATTGTACCGGATTGCCAGCCACAACGTTTTTCTGGCACCAGTTTCCCGAACGCTGCGTTCCCTGTCATGTGGGAACCAAATTTGATTTTTCCTAA
- a CDS encoding rhodanese-like domain-containing protein — translation MRQFLAFLIALMVGVGAIAGFSQPVSAQTTANSAELTETMNASLGKLPQGFYAVKSVDQLKDIMKKDDKTLLVDVRSRFEYVKGHIPGAINIPLRELAENVDRIPRKGNVVLYCTSGYRTGIGVMSLHTLGYDNIQGFVSGIVGWKEAEEPVAFLGD, via the coding sequence ATGAGACAGTTTCTTGCTTTTTTAATTGCTTTGATGGTAGGCGTAGGTGCGATCGCTGGCTTTTCGCAACCAGTATCTGCCCAAACGACTGCCAATTCCGCCGAACTAACAGAAACCATGAATGCCTCCCTCGGCAAACTTCCCCAAGGTTTCTATGCGGTCAAAAGCGTTGACCAACTCAAAGATATAATGAAAAAAGACGACAAAACCTTGTTGGTGGATGTGCGATCGCGATTTGAATACGTCAAAGGTCATATTCCCGGTGCCATCAATATTCCCCTGCGGGAATTGGCAGAGAATGTAGACCGCATTCCCCGCAAAGGCAATGTAGTCTTATACTGTACTTCCGGCTATCGTACGGGAATTGGCGTCATGTCGCTGCATACCTTGGGATACGACAACATCCAAGGATTCGTTTCCGGGATTGTGGGTTGGAAAGAAGCGGAAGAACCCGTTGCATTTCTGGGTGACTAA